The following proteins come from a genomic window of Crateriforma spongiae:
- a CDS encoding glycosyltransferase has protein sequence MAVTPDPNAPIRVLLMIGSMDGGGSERQILHLLRHLDRDRFEPHLYLKRAEGIFLKAVPPDVPVHVASDFATDIQRNWPGRIHRQESRELAMLLRDEQIDVVYDRTYHMTLTASSACRRCRVPRVSTIVSPPSHALPMVETKFIAWKRRLLAMAYRRSFQVIAVSRQSAESAAQSYGLSPNRIRVIPNPIDLDALRNDAADAETRIGQQHQRLRLVCVARMTPEKGHEVLLDSLRKLQSGPSANRIAIQLDLVGDGPLRPKLQKIVASNGWNHPTATSEPGRPTNHWVRFLGRSERPAAHMVTADALVLPSLFEGMPNVVLEALALKVPVICTTAGGAPEIQRDKPIAFWAGQGNADQLAAAIAAMSRSPERVSRHVENGFDVIGQHHNVQRTTERIEDILSAAAGRGIDR, from the coding sequence ATGGCCGTGACGCCCGATCCCAACGCCCCCATCCGTGTGCTGTTGATGATCGGATCGATGGACGGCGGCGGCAGCGAACGACAAATCCTGCATTTGCTGCGTCATTTGGATCGCGACCGGTTTGAACCGCATCTGTATCTGAAACGTGCCGAAGGGATCTTTTTGAAGGCCGTTCCGCCGGATGTTCCGGTCCACGTGGCATCGGATTTTGCCACGGACATCCAACGCAATTGGCCCGGTCGAATCCACCGCCAAGAATCCCGAGAACTGGCGATGCTGCTGCGTGACGAACAGATCGATGTCGTTTACGACCGCACGTACCACATGACATTGACTGCGTCGTCGGCTTGCCGACGGTGCCGCGTGCCACGTGTTTCCACGATTGTCAGCCCGCCAAGTCACGCGTTGCCAATGGTCGAAACGAAATTCATTGCTTGGAAACGCCGTTTGCTGGCGATGGCCTATCGCCGATCCTTCCAGGTGATCGCGGTCAGCCGACAATCCGCCGAATCAGCCGCCCAGTCTTATGGATTGTCGCCCAATCGGATCCGAGTCATTCCCAATCCTATCGATTTGGATGCGTTGCGCAATGACGCCGCAGATGCGGAAACCCGAATCGGCCAACAGCACCAACGTTTGCGTCTGGTCTGTGTCGCCAGAATGACGCCGGAAAAAGGGCACGAGGTTCTGCTGGATTCACTTCGGAAGCTGCAATCCGGGCCGTCCGCCAACCGCATTGCAATTCAATTGGACTTGGTCGGCGACGGACCGCTGCGGCCAAAGCTTCAAAAGATCGTCGCGTCAAACGGCTGGAACCATCCGACTGCGACGTCCGAACCCGGGCGTCCGACCAATCACTGGGTCCGATTTCTGGGCCGATCGGAACGTCCGGCGGCACACATGGTGACGGCCGATGCCTTGGTACTGCCATCGCTGTTCGAAGGCATGCCCAACGTCGTGCTGGAAGCATTGGCGCTGAAGGTCCCGGTCATTTGCACGACCGCCGGCGGTGCACCGGAAATCCAGCGAGACAAGCCGATCGCTTTCTGGGCAGGGCAGGGCAATGCCGATCAACTGGCTGCCGCGATCGCGGCCATGTCACGTAGCCCCGAAAGGGTCAGCCGCCATGTTGAAAACGGTTTCGATGTGATCGGGCAACACCACAACGTGCAACGTACCACCGAACGGATCGAAGACATCCTGTCGGCCGCCGCCGGTCGCGGAATCGACCGCTAA
- a CDS encoding ABC transporter permease, which yields MSNGLFVGQALKWLPTWLTPIWVLGVGIAAGAVVAAAIFAVLAILSFIPGLGNIPDHPRRGVIASLILGIPVGLALCGWYMPQTEENAGVLVLPLMLLGLLAGFSVIYGMWHRTRSEWFSMLGEGVIPYVLGTLGVLALIGLGSTPLVESPQEILASVPAVNIFTDGVTTHEVEVPAASPDAEPDDAPFHPAEIEYNTRSTSELTIRSNRTVLLADADDPARFSTSPFRVDAGEVLEYRYEDRDTPPLPPDSSKLHIQNREIDPATVVFTFVNLPQIPQASSIVYTALAVVVLIAGLMVFRQAAPRVWALGLSTAKNEMAQPLYLILIALGVVGILFFGIYPFNTLGDDIRVLKDSGVTLIMVLAMLQAVWSAGTTVSEEIEGRTALTVLSKPVSRRAFVLGKYTGIMLTVLVMFLIMAAVLILVLSYKPIFEARELTKSAPVWQECHEQIMSVLPVLTLYFMETMVIGGIAVALATRLPLLANFITCFIVYVIGNLTSPLVASAQDNNELVGFVGKFIAVIVPNLNVFNVQAAVDTGNTIPPIYLAGAFNYLVVFVVAIWMLAMLLFEDRDLA from the coding sequence ATGTCCAACGGCCTGTTCGTCGGCCAGGCACTGAAGTGGCTGCCGACGTGGCTGACCCCGATCTGGGTGTTGGGCGTGGGCATTGCCGCGGGCGCAGTGGTTGCAGCGGCCATTTTCGCCGTACTGGCCATCCTGTCGTTCATCCCCGGCCTAGGCAATATCCCCGATCACCCGCGTCGCGGCGTGATCGCATCGCTGATTCTGGGAATCCCCGTCGGCCTGGCATTGTGCGGGTGGTACATGCCGCAGACCGAGGAAAACGCGGGCGTGCTGGTCTTGCCGCTGATGTTGCTGGGCCTGCTGGCCGGATTCAGCGTGATCTACGGGATGTGGCATCGCACACGTTCGGAGTGGTTTTCGATGCTGGGCGAGGGTGTGATTCCCTACGTGCTGGGAACGCTGGGCGTGTTGGCCTTGATCGGCCTGGGTTCCACACCACTGGTGGAATCACCGCAAGAGATCCTGGCATCGGTCCCCGCCGTCAACATCTTTACCGATGGCGTGACCACCCACGAAGTCGAAGTGCCCGCGGCATCGCCGGACGCCGAACCGGATGACGCCCCGTTCCATCCGGCCGAAATCGAGTACAACACCCGCAGCACGTCCGAACTGACGATCCGCAGCAACCGCACGGTCTTGTTGGCCGATGCCGACGATCCGGCTCGCTTTTCGACTTCGCCGTTCCGCGTCGATGCCGGCGAAGTGCTGGAGTACCGATACGAAGACCGCGACACGCCGCCGCTGCCGCCGGATTCGTCAAAGCTGCACATCCAGAACCGTGAAATCGACCCCGCCACGGTGGTCTTTACGTTCGTCAACTTGCCACAGATTCCGCAAGCAAGTTCGATCGTTTACACGGCCCTCGCTGTCGTCGTGTTGATCGCCGGATTGATGGTCTTTCGCCAAGCGGCACCTCGGGTTTGGGCCCTGGGTTTGTCGACGGCCAAAAACGAGATGGCCCAGCCGTTGTATTTGATTCTGATCGCACTGGGAGTGGTCGGGATTCTGTTCTTTGGGATCTATCCGTTCAACACCCTGGGCGACGACATCCGTGTGCTGAAGGACAGCGGCGTGACGCTGATCATGGTCTTGGCCATGTTGCAGGCGGTGTGGAGTGCGGGCACGACCGTCAGCGAAGAAATCGAAGGCCGGACCGCCCTGACGGTGCTCAGCAAACCCGTCAGCCGACGTGCGTTTGTGCTGGGCAAGTACACCGGAATCATGCTGACCGTGCTGGTGATGTTCTTGATCATGGCAGCCGTCTTGATTTTGGTGCTCAGCTACAAGCCGATTTTCGAGGCTCGTGAACTGACCAAATCGGCGCCGGTGTGGCAGGAATGCCATGAACAGATCATGTCCGTGCTGCCCGTTTTGACGCTGTATTTCATGGAAACAATGGTGATCGGCGGCATCGCGGTTGCGTTGGCCACCCGACTGCCCCTGCTGGCCAATTTCATCACCTGCTTCATCGTGTACGTGATCGGAAATTTGACCTCGCCGCTGGTGGCGTCGGCCCAGGACAACAATGAATTGGTGGGATTTGTCGGTAAATTCATTGCTGTCATCGTCCCCAATTTGAACGTCTTTAACGTCCAAGCGGCGGTGGATACCGGAAATACCATCCCACCGATCTACTTGGCCGGAGCATTCAATTATCTTGTGGTTTTCGTGGTCGCGATTTGGATGCTCGCGATGTTGTTATTCGAAGACCGCGATTTGGCATAA
- a CDS encoding acyl-CoA thioesterase, with protein MNKPDVFSVQRRVEFCETDAAGIVHFAAFFPWMESAEHALLRSLGISVLPRQRDDTKPLTWPRVSAQCDYLSAARFEDELTVDVSVRNIGRSSVTYRFTFRCGDRMLARGQVVSVCCELAAHGKLTKAPIPDSIREALSRYLDAPESPQDSPDQPSV; from the coding sequence GTGAATAAACCGGACGTCTTTTCGGTCCAGCGTCGCGTGGAGTTCTGCGAAACCGACGCTGCCGGCATCGTTCATTTCGCCGCATTTTTCCCGTGGATGGAGAGTGCGGAGCATGCCTTGCTGCGGTCGCTGGGGATTTCTGTTTTGCCCCGGCAACGGGATGACACCAAACCGCTGACTTGGCCGCGTGTTTCCGCCCAGTGCGATTATTTGTCGGCCGCCCGCTTCGAAGATGAATTGACCGTCGACGTTTCGGTTCGCAACATCGGCCGCAGCAGCGTCACGTATCGATTCACGTTCCGGTGCGGCGATCGCATGTTAGCCCGCGGGCAGGTCGTCTCGGTCTGCTGCGAATTGGCGGCCCACGGCAAATTGACCAAGGCACCGATTCCCGATTCGATCCGCGAAGCGCTTTCGCGCTACCTGGACGCCCCGGAATCCCCACAGGATTCGCCGGATCAGCCAAGCGTCTGA
- the cutA gene encoding divalent-cation tolerance protein CutA: protein MYDRVAAMVQVVTTVETSEQSEQVAEHLLDARLAACIQVDGPIRSHYVWKDTRESASEYRLVIKTRSELTEMLVRRLSEIHPYETPEILVTPVIWAAEDYLAWVREQTDGA, encoded by the coding sequence ATGTACGACCGGGTGGCCGCGATGGTGCAAGTCGTCACCACCGTCGAAACATCTGAACAGTCCGAACAGGTGGCCGAACATTTGTTGGATGCACGTCTGGCCGCGTGCATCCAAGTGGATGGGCCGATACGCAGTCATTACGTGTGGAAAGACACGCGAGAATCGGCCAGCGAGTATCGTTTGGTCATCAAGACACGATCCGAATTGACCGAGATGCTGGTTCGCCGGCTATCCGAAATCCATCCGTATGAAACGCCGGAGATCTTGGTAACACCCGTGATCTGGGCGGCGGAGGACTATTTGGCCTGGGTTCGCGAGCAAACCGACGGTGCCTAG
- a CDS encoding class I SAM-dependent methyltransferase: MAAKKDPLCRPASDAELADPLSTVDPIGWLGGSIHGWRVLCLAAGGGRHSSLYSAAGAEVTVVDYSPAMLELDRQMAARHGHRVRIIETSMDDLAGLGDESFDLVVHPVSTCYLPDVSGVFSEVARVTKPGGLYISQHKTPVSLQTSLRRGGGGSYEILHSYYRRDPVPAPEHWSAAARRLREHGATEYLHRWEELIGGMCRSGFVVEDLTEPMHADSTSAADSFADRCRFAAPYVRIKARRRTTPTSPNHRAINASASNATAPKIWTP, encoded by the coding sequence ATGGCGGCGAAGAAAGATCCGCTTTGCCGCCCGGCCAGCGACGCGGAATTGGCCGATCCGCTGTCCACGGTGGACCCGATCGGCTGGCTGGGGGGATCGATTCACGGTTGGCGTGTGTTGTGCTTGGCCGCAGGCGGGGGGCGTCACAGTTCGCTGTACAGCGCCGCCGGTGCGGAGGTAACCGTGGTCGATTACAGCCCCGCGATGCTGGAGCTGGATCGTCAGATGGCCGCCCGCCACGGGCACCGGGTGCGGATCATCGAAACCAGCATGGACGACTTGGCGGGCCTGGGTGACGAATCCTTCGACTTGGTCGTCCACCCGGTCAGCACGTGTTATCTGCCGGATGTGTCCGGTGTCTTTTCCGAAGTCGCCCGGGTCACCAAACCCGGTGGTCTGTACATCAGCCAGCACAAGACACCGGTCAGCCTTCAAACGTCTTTGCGACGCGGTGGCGGTGGCAGCTATGAAATCCTGCATTCGTACTATCGACGCGATCCAGTGCCTGCACCGGAGCATTGGTCGGCAGCGGCACGCCGGCTGCGCGAACATGGTGCCACGGAATACCTTCACCGCTGGGAAGAACTGATCGGCGGGATGTGTCGATCGGGATTTGTGGTCGAAGACTTAACCGAACCCATGCATGCGGATTCGACCAGCGCCGCCGACTCGTTTGCCGACCGATGCCGGTTTGCGGCACCTTACGTTCGCATCAAGGCACGTCGCAGAACAACACCCACAAGCCCAAACCATCGTGCGATCAACGCTTCGGCATCGAATGCCACGGCCCCTAAGATCTGGACCCCATGA
- a CDS encoding ATP-binding cassette domain-containing protein, giving the protein MNRFSTLAAARSEPDAGGSLGTFFWSALAGVLVPAQVVLLGLIAQLLDNEGLSGTSVRLGSHLELPVPSWLVDQAPLRQLAELVVVSVFLAAIFCFAIWMNRRTADRRARSVVKSLHARLLRQSLRRAEFEGAAAQQVRAQTLIDQHLPNVQKGLSLWYRSIPRSVLILGTCVTLALLVNPWLALLAVLSGLMVWQLFRILREHDTDQLTDWELPRTRNRMAELVGQAPLLARLQADGLADTAFSSELETLYRRLAVEDEKRARLWPILFLASSVAIGVLILGLGVNLFGVQRGLSLPAGLVLGLALTGASVSSRRLSRLASQLRTSGRSSESVYLYLNRSGEMAPSEQRVGLGGLRDSVAIHDVSLNSSAGDAILSNLTLQLNPGSLVVLMGTDDVSSQALLELLMGFGRPSGGKVEIDGIPLLDVHPQALARNVMWVEPSGPIWEDTVLENLRGGDDSINNSDIRDTLESLGIYEQLQRLPESLNTILTPGDRSLGQEVTYALGIARAVLHRPPIILAKESSPPAEHVADDPCLKALKNLADQGSLVVVLPRRLQTLRLADRVILLNGPRLVGEGTHTDLLNDSDLYRHLNYLLFNPYRRRRSTIATDA; this is encoded by the coding sequence TTGAACCGATTCAGCACATTGGCGGCCGCCCGGTCGGAACCCGACGCCGGCGGATCGCTGGGCACGTTCTTTTGGTCCGCTTTGGCGGGCGTTCTGGTACCGGCACAGGTCGTCCTGCTGGGGCTGATTGCCCAACTGCTGGACAACGAGGGCCTTTCGGGTACATCGGTCCGGCTGGGCAGCCACCTGGAGCTTCCCGTTCCCTCATGGCTGGTCGATCAGGCCCCGCTACGCCAACTGGCCGAACTGGTCGTCGTTTCGGTGTTCCTGGCCGCCATTTTTTGCTTTGCGATTTGGATGAATCGCCGCACCGCCGATCGTCGGGCCCGCAGCGTGGTCAAATCGCTGCACGCCCGACTGTTACGCCAAAGCCTGCGCCGGGCCGAATTCGAAGGCGCCGCGGCCCAACAGGTGCGTGCCCAAACGCTGATCGACCAGCACCTGCCGAACGTGCAAAAAGGTCTGTCGCTTTGGTATCGATCCATTCCACGCAGCGTGTTGATCCTAGGCACCTGCGTGACGCTGGCCTTGCTGGTCAATCCGTGGCTGGCATTGCTGGCCGTGCTAAGCGGGTTGATGGTTTGGCAGCTGTTTCGAATCTTGCGCGAACATGACACCGACCAACTGACCGATTGGGAATTGCCACGGACCCGCAATCGTATGGCGGAATTGGTCGGCCAAGCACCGCTGTTGGCCCGGCTGCAAGCCGACGGGCTTGCCGACACGGCCTTCAGTAGCGAACTGGAAACGCTGTACCGTCGACTGGCGGTGGAGGACGAAAAACGCGCCCGACTTTGGCCCATCCTTTTCCTGGCATCATCGGTGGCGATCGGCGTGCTGATCCTTGGACTGGGCGTCAACCTGTTCGGCGTTCAGCGGGGCCTAAGCCTGCCCGCCGGCTTGGTCCTCGGTCTGGCATTGACCGGCGCATCGGTTTCCTCGCGGCGTCTGTCACGTCTGGCCAGCCAGTTGCGAACCAGCGGCCGTTCGAGCGAATCGGTCTATCTGTATTTGAACCGCAGCGGTGAAATGGCGCCCAGCGAACAACGTGTCGGCCTGGGTGGCCTGCGAGACTCGGTCGCGATTCACGACGTGTCGCTGAATAGTTCGGCCGGCGACGCCATCCTGAGCAACCTAACGCTGCAATTGAATCCCGGATCATTGGTCGTGCTGATGGGAACCGATGACGTTTCCAGCCAAGCACTACTGGAATTGCTGATGGGATTCGGCCGGCCCAGCGGTGGGAAGGTCGAAATCGACGGAATTCCCTTGCTGGATGTGCACCCACAAGCACTTGCACGAAATGTGATGTGGGTCGAACCGAGCGGGCCGATCTGGGAAGACACCGTGCTTGAAAATTTGCGCGGCGGCGATGACTCGATCAACAACAGTGACATTCGAGACACGTTGGAATCGTTGGGGATCTACGAACAGCTTCAACGTTTGCCCGAAAGCCTGAACACCATCCTGACCCCTGGTGATCGATCATTGGGACAAGAAGTGACTTATGCCCTGGGAATCGCTCGCGCGGTGTTGCACCGACCGCCGATCATCCTGGCCAAAGAATCTTCGCCGCCCGCCGAACATGTGGCGGACGATCCGTGCTTGAAAGCGCTGAAGAACTTGGCCGATCAAGGCAGCCTGGTCGTGGTCTTGCCGCGGCGACTGCAAACGCTTCGCTTGGCCGATCGCGTCATCCTGTTGAATGGTCCTCGCTTGGTCGGTGAAGGCACCCACACGGATCTATTGAACGACAGCGATTTGTATCGCCACCTGAATTACCTGTTGTTCAATCCCTACCGACGCCGACGCAGCACGATCGCAACAGACGCCTGA
- the rpsR gene encoding 30S ribosomal protein S18, with protein sequence MSSRSRARKRSRVRSRTRKKDPIFVDGVRPRPMYVDYKDVELLKKMVNRQGRIVGRRKSGCTAVSQHAVTAAVKRARFMALMPYVGE encoded by the coding sequence ATGAGCTCGCGTAGCCGAGCCCGCAAGCGTTCACGCGTCCGTTCACGTACCCGCAAAAAGGACCCGATCTTCGTCGATGGCGTCCGCCCACGTCCGATGTACGTGGATTACAAGGACGTGGAATTGCTGAAGAAGATGGTCAATCGCCAAGGCCGAATAGTCGGTCGACGCAAGAGCGGCTGTACCGCCGTCAGCCAGCACGCGGTCACCGCGGCTGTCAAACGAGCCCGCTTCATGGCTCTGATGCCCTACGTCGGTGAATAA
- a CDS encoding anti-sigma factor family protein, with protein sequence MMSDLDPEIEERLSGYLDGAVDAQQQARIDARLRHDADARADLESLRDLGDRLRELSASESNVLPDGFADRVVESAIERARLEGCEDSHPLLKASTQPVRTAIAVPVKRVVAVGACLALAASVALAVVLLPDPSPVDPINGLAQTDSSDVRDVDTQPGSQVVVPPEMPQADPSSIQQDSMLVQSDPDVDGGIDSTSRETVLPRPDTVASRTQPKDASTMTPAAEDTVAPPEDAAVLDSLVGASATGRSRSTKAVLVLDIRLVDKRLGMAPIRDAMRRARVADESEQPVDPSVLGAVANAVDDANLSGSLMYLKAPAKQLDRFIMNLLADREQVESVGLSLASDAPVLGVASEFADVKPTSVRHDFGDMIDSAESSKLVDSLADRAFLPLQATLVPDAIAGLQPGGADDGPDVMSNVFILVR encoded by the coding sequence ATGATGTCTGATTTAGACCCCGAAATCGAAGAACGGCTCAGCGGCTATTTGGATGGTGCCGTTGATGCGCAACAGCAGGCGAGGATCGATGCCCGTCTGCGACACGACGCCGATGCGCGGGCGGATCTGGAAAGTCTGCGTGATCTGGGTGACCGTTTGCGCGAACTGTCCGCAAGCGAATCGAATGTTTTGCCCGACGGTTTTGCCGACCGCGTGGTGGAATCGGCGATCGAACGAGCCCGTTTGGAGGGCTGTGAGGACAGCCACCCGCTGTTGAAGGCGTCGACACAACCCGTACGGACCGCCATCGCGGTGCCGGTCAAACGCGTCGTTGCCGTGGGCGCCTGCTTGGCCTTGGCCGCATCGGTTGCATTGGCCGTCGTTTTGTTGCCCGACCCATCACCGGTCGATCCGATCAACGGTCTGGCGCAGACCGATTCGTCAGACGTCCGCGATGTCGACACGCAGCCGGGAAGCCAAGTTGTGGTTCCACCGGAGATGCCTCAAGCGGATCCGTCGTCGATCCAGCAGGATTCGATGCTGGTGCAATCGGACCCCGATGTTGATGGCGGGATCGATTCGACGTCGCGCGAAACCGTGCTGCCACGACCGGATACCGTCGCCAGCCGAACGCAACCGAAAGATGCCTCGACGATGACTCCGGCGGCTGAAGACACGGTTGCACCGCCCGAAGATGCGGCGGTGTTGGATTCTTTGGTCGGCGCATCGGCAACGGGCCGGTCACGTTCGACCAAGGCCGTTTTGGTGCTGGACATCCGGCTGGTCGATAAGCGATTGGGGATGGCACCGATCCGCGACGCGATGCGACGTGCACGCGTGGCCGACGAAAGCGAACAACCGGTCGACCCGTCCGTTTTGGGCGCCGTCGCCAACGCGGTGGATGATGCAAACCTGTCGGGTTCGCTGATGTATTTGAAAGCCCCGGCGAAGCAGCTGGACCGATTCATCATGAATCTGCTGGCGGATCGCGAACAGGTCGAATCCGTGGGGCTTAGCTTGGCGTCAGATGCTCCGGTACTAGGCGTTGCATCGGAGTTTGCCGATGTCAAACCGACGTCGGTTCGTCACGACTTTGGTGACATGATCGATTCGGCAGAATCGTCGAAGTTGGTGGATAGCCTGGCCGACCGTGCGTTCCTGCCACTGCAAGCGACATTGGTACCTGATGCCATCGCCGGGCTTCAGCCGGGTGGTGCCGATGACGGGCCGGACGTCATGTCCAACGTTTTTATCCTGGTCCGCTAG
- a CDS encoding GspE/PulE family protein translates to MKSISNEISVDPQGSAGTSQWAMQVGRMDPDAVLRWCEAPEDASDSPLQDGVGSAPVLGTDGLIDQTAIAHAFSQMYLIPVFDPPVDEPLPVDRSVAESIPKEVCEKHSLAPLADDGFTLEVAVACPDGLRHADAIGRQLDRRIRPMFATADVVGRLIAALHDSTNRQDGLLRHAKAAEACDDPSHDERPTIQRPAEQVSPAERPSDEIDAAKRTLSIGAASESDQAIADLLAEAIRQDATDIHLEPAGDTCRIRIRAEGRLSVHGAFSVALYRQISDALKLRSRVRRSESRLPQEGGFTLLRGAKRFHVSLQTFPTAAGESMVLGLRELSAVAESLDALSMDPVQLARVRTILQSSHGLVAICGPRGSGKRATMQAFAAELNDVTRNVCSAERRGTVSMPGINQVLTCEAAGLGMTQTLQVCLNQDPDVVLLGEPWNAGTARLCADAASAGALVIGMMRSSDSLSGFRRLCSYGDSAAPFTSSLSGIIGQRSLRRLCDHCRRPTRPDRATAQRLSLTQDAVLYQAAGCDACDQSGYQGTMYLYEVIRIPDEIDRNDVWNDAGSVTRSASDFKTIARRQGVLTLAEQTRTHLLAGHVSVQDALRGGTVMGSRS, encoded by the coding sequence ATGAAATCCATCTCCAACGAGATCTCCGTTGATCCTCAGGGTTCCGCCGGTACCAGTCAGTGGGCGATGCAGGTGGGACGCATGGATCCCGATGCCGTGCTGCGCTGGTGCGAGGCCCCGGAGGATGCCAGCGATTCTCCGCTGCAAGACGGTGTCGGCAGCGCCCCGGTTCTGGGCACCGATGGATTGATCGATCAGACGGCGATCGCACATGCGTTTTCACAAATGTACCTGATCCCCGTCTTTGATCCGCCCGTCGATGAGCCGTTGCCGGTCGACCGATCGGTCGCCGAATCGATTCCCAAGGAGGTGTGCGAGAAGCATTCGCTGGCACCGTTGGCTGATGACGGTTTCACTTTGGAAGTGGCCGTCGCCTGTCCCGACGGGCTGCGTCACGCCGATGCGATCGGTCGCCAATTGGATCGCCGGATTCGCCCCATGTTTGCCACCGCCGATGTCGTCGGACGGCTGATCGCCGCGTTGCATGATTCAACCAATCGTCAGGATGGCTTGCTGCGACACGCAAAGGCAGCGGAGGCCTGCGATGACCCTTCGCACGATGAACGTCCGACGATCCAGCGCCCGGCGGAGCAGGTTTCGCCAGCGGAACGGCCGTCCGACGAAATCGATGCGGCCAAACGCACACTTTCGATCGGCGCTGCATCGGAATCCGACCAAGCCATCGCCGACCTTCTGGCGGAAGCCATTCGCCAAGACGCCACGGATATTCACTTGGAACCGGCCGGCGACACCTGCCGCATTCGAATCCGTGCCGAAGGCCGCTTGTCTGTCCACGGCGCGTTTTCCGTCGCTTTGTATCGCCAAATCAGCGACGCGTTGAAGTTGCGATCGCGTGTTCGCCGCAGCGAGAGTCGTCTGCCACAAGAAGGCGGATTCACCCTGCTGCGCGGGGCAAAACGTTTTCATGTTTCCCTGCAGACTTTTCCGACCGCCGCCGGCGAAAGCATGGTTCTGGGGTTGCGCGAACTTTCGGCTGTCGCGGAATCCTTGGACGCGTTGTCGATGGACCCGGTCCAGCTGGCACGGGTACGCACGATCCTGCAATCGTCCCACGGTCTGGTTGCCATTTGCGGGCCGCGTGGGAGCGGAAAGCGGGCCACCATGCAAGCCTTTGCCGCCGAATTGAACGACGTCACCCGAAACGTATGCTCGGCGGAGCGGCGTGGAACGGTGTCGATGCCCGGCATTAACCAAGTGCTGACCTGCGAGGCCGCCGGCTTGGGGATGACACAAACCCTACAGGTCTGCTTGAACCAAGATCCCGATGTCGTGTTGCTCGGTGAACCCTGGAATGCAGGCACCGCGCGTCTGTGTGCCGACGCGGCATCGGCCGGCGCGCTGGTCATCGGCATGATGCGCAGTAGCGATTCGTTGTCGGGCTTTCGTCGGTTGTGCAGCTACGGCGATTCCGCTGCGCCTTTCACATCATCACTGTCCGGCATCATCGGCCAGCGCAGCTTGCGACGGCTGTGCGATCATTGTCGCCGACCGACGCGTCCCGATCGGGCGACCGCCCAGCGTTTGTCGTTGACGCAGGATGCCGTGCTGTACCAGGCCGCCGGATGTGACGCGTGTGACCAGTCCGGGTATCAGGGAACGATGTATCTGTATGAAGTGATACGGATCCCCGATGAGATTGATCGAAACGACGTTTGGAACGACGCCGGTTCAGTCACTCGATCGGCCAGCGATTTCAAAACCATCGCGCGCCGGCAAGGCGTTCTGACTCTGGCCGAACAGACAAGGACGCATTTGTTGGCCGGGCACGTCAGTGTTCAAGACGCATTGCGGGGCGGGACCGTCATGGGGTCCAGATCTTAG